A portion of the Symphalangus syndactylus isolate Jambi chromosome 13, NHGRI_mSymSyn1-v2.1_pri, whole genome shotgun sequence genome contains these proteins:
- the PLPPR2 gene encoding phospholipid phosphatase-related protein type 2 isoform X3: protein MAGGRPHLKRSFSIIPCFVFVESVLLGIVILLAYRLEFTDTFPVHTQGFFCYDSTYAKPYPGPEAASRVPPALVYALVTAGPTLTILLGELARAFFPAPPSAVPVIGESTIVSGACCRFSPPVRRLVRFLGVYSFGLFTTTIFANAGQVVTGNPTPHFLSVCRPNYTALGCLPPSPDRPGPDRFVTDQGACAGSPSLVAAARRAFPCKDAALCAYAVTYTAMYVTLVFRVKGSRLVKPSLCLALLCPAFLVGVVRVAEYRNHWSDVLAGFLTGAAIATFLVTCVVHNFQSRPPSGRRLSPWEDLGQAPTVDSPLEKLSVAQEPEVCRPHSTPARLTPSKSQNCARRGHLIPSCVSSRAPAMCSSPRVPRPRLSRDHLL from the exons ATGGCGGGAGGGAGACCGCATCTGAAGAGGAGTTTCTCCATCATCCCCTGCTTTGTCTTCGTGGAG TCGGTGCTGCTGGGCATCGTGATCCTGCTTGCTTACCGCCTGGAGTTCACGGACACCTTCCCTGTGCACACCCAGGGATTCTTCTGCTATGACAGTACCTACGCCAAGCCCTACCCAGGGCCTGAGGCTGCCAGCCGAGTGCCTCCTGCTCTCGTCTACGCACTGGTCACTGCCGGGCCCACCCTCACG ATCCTGCTGGGAGAGCTGGCGCGTGCCTTTTTCCCTGCACCACCTTCAGCCGTCCCAGTCATCGGGGAGAGCACCATCGTGTCTGGGGCCTGCTGCCGCTTCAGCCCCCCAGTGCGGAGGCTGGTCCGCTTCCTGG GGGTCTACTCCTTCGGCCTCTTCACCACGACAATCTTCGCCAACGCGGGGCAGGTGGTGACCGGCAATCCCACGCCACACTTCCTGTCCGTGTGCCGTCCCAACTACACGGCCCTGGGCTGCCTGCCACCTTCTCCGGATCGGCCAGGTCCCGACCGCTTTGTCACTGACCAGGGTGCCTGCGCTGGCAGCCCCAGCCTCGTGGCCGCCGCGCGCCGCGCCTTTCCCTGCAAGGATGCGGCCCTCTGCGCCTACGCGGTCACCTACACGGCG ATGTACGTGACTCTCGTGTTCCGCGTGAAGGGCTCCCGCCTGGTCAAACCCTCGCTCTGCCTGGCCCTGCTGTGCCCGGCCTTCCTGGTGGGCGTGGTCCGCGTGGCCGAGTACCGAAACCACTGGTCGGACGTGCTGGCTGGCTTCCTGACAGGAGCGGCCATCGCCACCTTTTTG GTCACCTGCGTTGTGCATAACTTTCAGAGCCGGCCACCCTCTGGCCGAAGGCTCTCTCCCTGGGAGGACCTGGGCCAAGCCCCCACCGTGGACAGCCCCCTCGAAAAGTTAAGTGTGGCCCAG GAACCCGAGGTCTGCAGGCCGCATTCGACACCGGCACGGCTCACCCCATCCA AGTCGCAGAACTGCGCCCGCCGTGGCCACCTGATCCCCAGCTGTGTCTCCTCCAGGGCCCCAGCCATGTGTTCGTCGCCCCGTGTGCCCCGTCCTCGATTGAG CCGTGACCACCTGCTGTGA
- the PLPPR2 gene encoding phospholipid phosphatase-related protein type 2 isoform X1 codes for MAGGRPHLKRSFSIIPCFVFVESVLLGIVILLAYRLEFTDTFPVHTQGFFCYDSTYAKPYPGPEAASRVPPALVYALVTAGPTLTILLGELARAFFPAPPSAVPVIGESTIVSGACCRFSPPVRRLVRFLGVYSFGLFTTTIFANAGQVVTGNPTPHFLSVCRPNYTALGCLPPSPDRPGPDRFVTDQGACAGSPSLVAAARRAFPCKDAALCAYAVTYTAMYVTLVFRVKGSRLVKPSLCLALLCPAFLVGVVRVAEYRNHWSDVLAGFLTGAAIATFLVTCVVHNFQSRPPSGRRLSPWEDLGQAPTVDSPLEKLSVAQEPEVCRPHSTPARLTPSKSQNCARRGHLIPSCVSSRAPAMCSSPRVPRPRLRSEPTPLPLPLPLPAPTPSQGPSPSSPGPGGPGGGGGRGRKLLLPTPLLRDLYTLSGLYPSPFHRDNFSPYLFASRDHLL; via the exons ATGGCGGGAGGGAGACCGCATCTGAAGAGGAGTTTCTCCATCATCCCCTGCTTTGTCTTCGTGGAG TCGGTGCTGCTGGGCATCGTGATCCTGCTTGCTTACCGCCTGGAGTTCACGGACACCTTCCCTGTGCACACCCAGGGATTCTTCTGCTATGACAGTACCTACGCCAAGCCCTACCCAGGGCCTGAGGCTGCCAGCCGAGTGCCTCCTGCTCTCGTCTACGCACTGGTCACTGCCGGGCCCACCCTCACG ATCCTGCTGGGAGAGCTGGCGCGTGCCTTTTTCCCTGCACCACCTTCAGCCGTCCCAGTCATCGGGGAGAGCACCATCGTGTCTGGGGCCTGCTGCCGCTTCAGCCCCCCAGTGCGGAGGCTGGTCCGCTTCCTGG GGGTCTACTCCTTCGGCCTCTTCACCACGACAATCTTCGCCAACGCGGGGCAGGTGGTGACCGGCAATCCCACGCCACACTTCCTGTCCGTGTGCCGTCCCAACTACACGGCCCTGGGCTGCCTGCCACCTTCTCCGGATCGGCCAGGTCCCGACCGCTTTGTCACTGACCAGGGTGCCTGCGCTGGCAGCCCCAGCCTCGTGGCCGCCGCGCGCCGCGCCTTTCCCTGCAAGGATGCGGCCCTCTGCGCCTACGCGGTCACCTACACGGCG ATGTACGTGACTCTCGTGTTCCGCGTGAAGGGCTCCCGCCTGGTCAAACCCTCGCTCTGCCTGGCCCTGCTGTGCCCGGCCTTCCTGGTGGGCGTGGTCCGCGTGGCCGAGTACCGAAACCACTGGTCGGACGTGCTGGCTGGCTTCCTGACAGGAGCGGCCATCGCCACCTTTTTG GTCACCTGCGTTGTGCATAACTTTCAGAGCCGGCCACCCTCTGGCCGAAGGCTCTCTCCCTGGGAGGACCTGGGCCAAGCCCCCACCGTGGACAGCCCCCTCGAAAAGTTAAGTGTGGCCCAG GAACCCGAGGTCTGCAGGCCGCATTCGACACCGGCACGGCTCACCCCATCCA AGTCGCAGAACTGCGCCCGCCGTGGCCACCTGATCCCCAGCTGTGTCTCCTCCAGGGCCCCAGCCATGTGTTCGTCGCCCCGTGTGCCCCGTCCTCGATTGAGGTCTGAGCCGACGCCCTTGCCCCTGCCCCTACCCCTGCCAGCGCCCACCCCCAGCCAGGGCCCCTCACCTTCCTCCCCTGGACCTGGGGGGCCAGGCGGGGGTGGTGGACGTGGCCGGAAGCTGCTGCTGCCCACGCCCCTGCTGCGGGACCTGTACACCCTGAGTGGActctatccctcccccttccaccGGGACAACTTCAGCCCTTACCTGTTTGCCAGCCGTGACCACCTGCTGTGA
- the PLPPR2 gene encoding phospholipid phosphatase-related protein type 2 isoform X4: MAGGRPHLKRSFSIIPCFVFVESVLLGIVILLAYRLEFTDTFPVHTQGFFCYDSTYAKPYPGPEAASRVPPALVYALVTAGPTLTILLGELARAFFPAPPSAVPVIGESTIVSGACCRFSPPVRRLVRFLGVYSFGLFTTTIFANAGQVVTGNPTPHFLSVCRPNYTALGCLPPSPDRPGPDRFVTDQGACAGSPSLVAAARRAFPCKDAALCAYAVTYTAMYVTLVFRVKGSRLVKPSLCLALLCPAFLVGVVRVAEYRNHWSDVLAGFLTGAAIATFLVTCVVHNFQSRPPSGRRLSPWEDLGQAPTVDSPLEKNPRSAGRIRHRHGSPHPSRRTAPAVAT, translated from the exons ATGGCGGGAGGGAGACCGCATCTGAAGAGGAGTTTCTCCATCATCCCCTGCTTTGTCTTCGTGGAG TCGGTGCTGCTGGGCATCGTGATCCTGCTTGCTTACCGCCTGGAGTTCACGGACACCTTCCCTGTGCACACCCAGGGATTCTTCTGCTATGACAGTACCTACGCCAAGCCCTACCCAGGGCCTGAGGCTGCCAGCCGAGTGCCTCCTGCTCTCGTCTACGCACTGGTCACTGCCGGGCCCACCCTCACG ATCCTGCTGGGAGAGCTGGCGCGTGCCTTTTTCCCTGCACCACCTTCAGCCGTCCCAGTCATCGGGGAGAGCACCATCGTGTCTGGGGCCTGCTGCCGCTTCAGCCCCCCAGTGCGGAGGCTGGTCCGCTTCCTGG GGGTCTACTCCTTCGGCCTCTTCACCACGACAATCTTCGCCAACGCGGGGCAGGTGGTGACCGGCAATCCCACGCCACACTTCCTGTCCGTGTGCCGTCCCAACTACACGGCCCTGGGCTGCCTGCCACCTTCTCCGGATCGGCCAGGTCCCGACCGCTTTGTCACTGACCAGGGTGCCTGCGCTGGCAGCCCCAGCCTCGTGGCCGCCGCGCGCCGCGCCTTTCCCTGCAAGGATGCGGCCCTCTGCGCCTACGCGGTCACCTACACGGCG ATGTACGTGACTCTCGTGTTCCGCGTGAAGGGCTCCCGCCTGGTCAAACCCTCGCTCTGCCTGGCCCTGCTGTGCCCGGCCTTCCTGGTGGGCGTGGTCCGCGTGGCCGAGTACCGAAACCACTGGTCGGACGTGCTGGCTGGCTTCCTGACAGGAGCGGCCATCGCCACCTTTTTG GTCACCTGCGTTGTGCATAACTTTCAGAGCCGGCCACCCTCTGGCCGAAGGCTCTCTCCCTGGGAGGACCTGGGCCAAGCCCCCACCGTGGACAGCCCCCTCGAAAA GAACCCGAGGTCTGCAGGCCGCATTCGACACCGGCACGGCTCACCCCATCCA AGTCGCAGAACTGCGCCCGCCGTGGCCACCTGA
- the PLPPR2 gene encoding phospholipid phosphatase-related protein type 2 isoform X2: protein MAGGRPHLKRSFSIIPCFVFVEGFFCYDSTYAKPYPGPEAASRVPPALVYALVTAGPTLTILLGELARAFFPAPPSAVPVIGESTIVSGACCRFSPPVRRLVRFLGVYSFGLFTTTIFANAGQVVTGNPTPHFLSVCRPNYTALGCLPPSPDRPGPDRFVTDQGACAGSPSLVAAARRAFPCKDAALCAYAVTYTAMYVTLVFRVKGSRLVKPSLCLALLCPAFLVGVVRVAEYRNHWSDVLAGFLTGAAIATFLVTCVVHNFQSRPPSGRRLSPWEDLGQAPTVDSPLEKLSVAQEPEVCRPHSTPARLTPSKSQNCARRGHLIPSCVSSRAPAMCSSPRVPRPRLRSEPTPLPLPLPLPAPTPSQGPSPSSPGPGGPGGGGGRGRKLLLPTPLLRDLYTLSGLYPSPFHRDNFSPYLFASRDHLL, encoded by the exons ATGGCGGGAGGGAGACCGCATCTGAAGAGGAGTTTCTCCATCATCCCCTGCTTTGTCTTCGTGGAG GGATTCTTCTGCTATGACAGTACCTACGCCAAGCCCTACCCAGGGCCTGAGGCTGCCAGCCGAGTGCCTCCTGCTCTCGTCTACGCACTGGTCACTGCCGGGCCCACCCTCACG ATCCTGCTGGGAGAGCTGGCGCGTGCCTTTTTCCCTGCACCACCTTCAGCCGTCCCAGTCATCGGGGAGAGCACCATCGTGTCTGGGGCCTGCTGCCGCTTCAGCCCCCCAGTGCGGAGGCTGGTCCGCTTCCTGG GGGTCTACTCCTTCGGCCTCTTCACCACGACAATCTTCGCCAACGCGGGGCAGGTGGTGACCGGCAATCCCACGCCACACTTCCTGTCCGTGTGCCGTCCCAACTACACGGCCCTGGGCTGCCTGCCACCTTCTCCGGATCGGCCAGGTCCCGACCGCTTTGTCACTGACCAGGGTGCCTGCGCTGGCAGCCCCAGCCTCGTGGCCGCCGCGCGCCGCGCCTTTCCCTGCAAGGATGCGGCCCTCTGCGCCTACGCGGTCACCTACACGGCG ATGTACGTGACTCTCGTGTTCCGCGTGAAGGGCTCCCGCCTGGTCAAACCCTCGCTCTGCCTGGCCCTGCTGTGCCCGGCCTTCCTGGTGGGCGTGGTCCGCGTGGCCGAGTACCGAAACCACTGGTCGGACGTGCTGGCTGGCTTCCTGACAGGAGCGGCCATCGCCACCTTTTTG GTCACCTGCGTTGTGCATAACTTTCAGAGCCGGCCACCCTCTGGCCGAAGGCTCTCTCCCTGGGAGGACCTGGGCCAAGCCCCCACCGTGGACAGCCCCCTCGAAAAGTTAAGTGTGGCCCAG GAACCCGAGGTCTGCAGGCCGCATTCGACACCGGCACGGCTCACCCCATCCA AGTCGCAGAACTGCGCCCGCCGTGGCCACCTGATCCCCAGCTGTGTCTCCTCCAGGGCCCCAGCCATGTGTTCGTCGCCCCGTGTGCCCCGTCCTCGATTGAGGTCTGAGCCGACGCCCTTGCCCCTGCCCCTACCCCTGCCAGCGCCCACCCCCAGCCAGGGCCCCTCACCTTCCTCCCCTGGACCTGGGGGGCCAGGCGGGGGTGGTGGACGTGGCCGGAAGCTGCTGCTGCCCACGCCCCTGCTGCGGGACCTGTACACCCTGAGTGGActctatccctcccccttccaccGGGACAACTTCAGCCCTTACCTGTTTGCCAGCCGTGACCACCTGCTGTGA
- the PLPPR2 gene encoding phospholipid phosphatase-related protein type 2 isoform X5 translates to MAGGRPHLKRSFSIIPCFVFVEGFFCYDSTYAKPYPGPEAASRVPPALVYALVTAGPTLTILLGELARAFFPAPPSAVPVIGESTIVSGACCRFSPPVRRLVRFLGVYSFGLFTTTIFANAGQVVTGNPTPHFLSVCRPNYTALGCLPPSPDRPGPDRFVTDQGACAGSPSLVAAARRAFPCKDAALCAYAVTYTAMYVTLVFRVKGSRLVKPSLCLALLCPAFLVGVVRVAEYRNHWSDVLAGFLTGAAIATFLVTCVVHNFQSRPPSGRRLSPWEDLGQAPTVDSPLEKNPRSAGRIRHRHGSPHPSRRTAPAVAT, encoded by the exons ATGGCGGGAGGGAGACCGCATCTGAAGAGGAGTTTCTCCATCATCCCCTGCTTTGTCTTCGTGGAG GGATTCTTCTGCTATGACAGTACCTACGCCAAGCCCTACCCAGGGCCTGAGGCTGCCAGCCGAGTGCCTCCTGCTCTCGTCTACGCACTGGTCACTGCCGGGCCCACCCTCACG ATCCTGCTGGGAGAGCTGGCGCGTGCCTTTTTCCCTGCACCACCTTCAGCCGTCCCAGTCATCGGGGAGAGCACCATCGTGTCTGGGGCCTGCTGCCGCTTCAGCCCCCCAGTGCGGAGGCTGGTCCGCTTCCTGG GGGTCTACTCCTTCGGCCTCTTCACCACGACAATCTTCGCCAACGCGGGGCAGGTGGTGACCGGCAATCCCACGCCACACTTCCTGTCCGTGTGCCGTCCCAACTACACGGCCCTGGGCTGCCTGCCACCTTCTCCGGATCGGCCAGGTCCCGACCGCTTTGTCACTGACCAGGGTGCCTGCGCTGGCAGCCCCAGCCTCGTGGCCGCCGCGCGCCGCGCCTTTCCCTGCAAGGATGCGGCCCTCTGCGCCTACGCGGTCACCTACACGGCG ATGTACGTGACTCTCGTGTTCCGCGTGAAGGGCTCCCGCCTGGTCAAACCCTCGCTCTGCCTGGCCCTGCTGTGCCCGGCCTTCCTGGTGGGCGTGGTCCGCGTGGCCGAGTACCGAAACCACTGGTCGGACGTGCTGGCTGGCTTCCTGACAGGAGCGGCCATCGCCACCTTTTTG GTCACCTGCGTTGTGCATAACTTTCAGAGCCGGCCACCCTCTGGCCGAAGGCTCTCTCCCTGGGAGGACCTGGGCCAAGCCCCCACCGTGGACAGCCCCCTCGAAAA GAACCCGAGGTCTGCAGGCCGCATTCGACACCGGCACGGCTCACCCCATCCA AGTCGCAGAACTGCGCCCGCCGTGGCCACCTGA
- the SWSAP1 gene encoding ATPase SWSAP1 produces MAETLRRVLTRGCAVWSGEENTPAAGPPLLLLGTPGSGKTALLFAAALEAAGEGQGPVLFLTRRPLQSLPRGTGKTLDPMRLQKIRFQYPPSTRELFRLLCSAHEAPGPAPSLLLLDGLEEYLAEDPEPQEAAYLIALLLDTAAHFSHQLGPGRDCGLMVALQTQEEADSGDVLHLALLQRYFPAQCWLQPDAPGPGEHGLRACLEPGGLGPRTEWWVTFRSDGEMMIAPWPTQAGDPSSGKGSSSGGQP; encoded by the exons ATGGCGGAGACGCTGAGGCGGGTGCTAACCAGGGGCTGTGCGGTCTGGTCCGGGGAGGAGAACACGCCTGCCGCTGGACCGCCTTTGCTGCTGCTCGGTACACCAGGATCTGGAAAAACAGCGCTGCTATTTGCTGCGGCCCTAGAGGCGGCGGGGGAGGGCCAAGGCCCAGTACTCTTCCTGACACGAAGGCCTCTTCAAAGCCTGCCCCGCGGGACCGGAAAGACTCTAGACCCAATGAGACTCCAG AAGATCCGCTTCCAGTACCCACCCTCAACCCGAGAGCTTTTTCGGCTCCTGTGCTCTGCCCATGAGGCCCCGGGGCCAGCCCCCTCCCTTCTGCTGCTCGACGGCCTAGAAGAGTACCTAGCGGAAGACCCAGAGCCCCAGGAAGCCGCCTACCTCATTGCCTTACTTCTAGACACAGCTGCCCACTTCAGCCACCAGCTTGGGCCTGGCCGGGACTGTGGGCTCATGGTGGCCCTCCAGACCCAGGAGGAGGCAGATAGTGGGGACGTCCTGCACCTGGCACTGCTCCAGCGGTATTTTCCTGCCCAGTGCTGGCTGCAGCCAGATGCACCAGGTCCAGGAGAGCATGGCCTCCGAGCCTGCCTGGAGCCAGGAGGGCTGGGCCCCAGAACAGAGTGGTGGGTGACTTTCCGATCAGATGGAGAAATGATGATCGCTCCGTGGCCCACCCAGGCTGGTGACCCCAGCTCAGGCAAGGGTTCAAGCTCTGGAGGCCAGCCCTGA
- the EPOR gene encoding erythropoietin receptor isoform X2: protein MDHLGASLWPQVGSLCLLLAGAAWAPPPNLPDPKFESKAALLAARGPEELLCFTERLEDLVCFWEEAASAGVGPGNYSFSYQLEDEPWKLCRLHQAPTARGAVRFWCSLPTADTSSFVPLELRVTAASGAPRYHRVIHINEVVLLDAPVGLVARLADESGHVVLRWLPPPETPMTSHIRYEVDVSAGNGAGSMQRVEILEGRTECVLSNLRGRTRYTFAVRARMAEPSFGGFWSAWSEPVSLLTPSDLDRLILTLSLILVLILVLLTVLALLSHRRALKQKIWPGIPSPESEFEGLFTTHKGNFQLWLYQNDGCLWWSPCTPFTEDPPASLEVLSERCWGTTMQAVEPGTDDEGPLLEPVGSEHAQDTYLVLDKWLLPQNPPSEDLPGPGGSVDLVAMDEGSEASSCSSALASKPSPEGASAASFKYTILDPSSQLLRSWTLCPELPPTPPHLKYLYLVVSDSGISTDYSSGDSQGAQGGLSDGPYPNPYENSLIPAAEPLPPSYMACS, encoded by the exons ATGGACCACCTCGGGGCGTCCCTCTGGCCCCAGGTCGGCTCCCTTTGTCTCCTGCTCGCTGGGGCCGCCTGGGCGCCCCCGCCCAACCTCCCGGACCCCAAGTTCGAGAGCAAAG CGGCCTTGCTGGCTGCCCGCGGGCCCGAAGAGCTTCTGTGCTTCACCGAGCGGTTGGAGGACTTGGTGTGTTTCTGGGAGGAAGCGGCGAGCGCTGGGGTGGGCCCGGGAAACTACAGCTTCTCCTACCAGCTCGA GGATGAGCCATGGAAGCTGTGTCGCCTGCACCAGGCTCCCACGGCTCGTGGTGCGGTGCGCTTCTGGTGTTCGCTGCCTACAGCCGACACGTCGAGCTTCGTGCCCCTAGAGTTACGCGTCACAGCAGCCTCCGGCGCTCCGCGATATCACCGTGTCATCCACATCAATGAAGTAG TGCTCCTGGACGCCCCCGTGGGGCTGGTGGCGCGGTTGGCTGACGAGAGCGGCCACGTAGTGTTGCGCTGGCTCCCGCCGCCTGAGACACCCATGACGTCCCACATCCGCTACGAGGTGGACGTCTCTGCCGGCAACGGCGCAGGGAGCATGCAGAGG GTGGAGATCCTGGAGGGTCGCACCGAGTGTGTGCTGAGCAACCTGCGGGGCCGGACGCGCTACACCTTCGCCGTCCGCGCGCGTATGGCTGAGCCGAGCTTCGGCGGCTTCTGGAGCGCCTGGTCGGAGCCTGTGTCGCTGCTGACGCCTAGTG ACCTGGACCGCCTTATCCTGACGCTCTCCCTCATTCTCGTGCTCATCCTGGTGCTGCTGACCGTGCTCGCGCTGCTCTCCCACCGCCG GGCTCTGAAGCAGAAGATCTGGCCTGGCATCCCGAGCCCAGAGAGCGAGTTTGAAGGCCTCTTCACCACCCACAAGGGTAACTTCCAG CTGTGGCTGTACCAGAATGATGGCTGCCTGTGGTGGAGCCCCTGCACCCCCTTCACAGAGGACCCACCTGCTTCTCTGGAAGTCCTCTCAGAGCGCTGCTGGGGGACGACGATGCAGGCAGTGGAGCCGGGGACAGATGATGAGGGCCCCCTGCTGGAGCCGGTGGGCAGTGAGCATGCCCAGGATACCTATCTGGTACTGGACAAATGGTTGCTACCCCAGAACCCGCCCAGTGAGGACCTCCCAGGGCCTGGTGGCAGTGTGGACTTAGTGGCCATGGATGAAGGCTCAGAAGCATCCTCCTGCTCATCTGCTTTGGCCTCGAAGCCCAGCCCAGAGGGAGCCTCTGCTGCCAGCTTTAAGTACACTATCCTGGACCCCAGCTCCCAGCTCTTGCGTTCATGGACACTGTGCCCTGAGctgccccctaccccaccccacctaAAGTACCTGTACCTTGTGGTATCTGACTCTGGCATCTCAACTGACTACAGCTCAGGGGACTCCCAGGGAGCCCAAGGGGGCTTATCCGATGGCCCCTACCCCAACCCTTATGAGAACAGCCTTATTCCAGCCGCtgagcctctgccccccagctaTATGGCTTGCTCTTAG
- the EPOR gene encoding erythropoietin receptor isoform X1, giving the protein MAGRGFFLIGSAQAAGGKRRGLSPEDRVQTPMPFLCRPSPAALLAARGPEELLCFTERLEDLVCFWEEAASAGVGPGNYSFSYQLEDEPWKLCRLHQAPTARGAVRFWCSLPTADTSSFVPLELRVTAASGAPRYHRVIHINEVVLLDAPVGLVARLADESGHVVLRWLPPPETPMTSHIRYEVDVSAGNGAGSMQRVEILEGRTECVLSNLRGRTRYTFAVRARMAEPSFGGFWSAWSEPVSLLTPSDLDRLILTLSLILVLILVLLTVLALLSHRRALKQKIWPGIPSPESEFEGLFTTHKGNFQLWLYQNDGCLWWSPCTPFTEDPPASLEVLSERCWGTTMQAVEPGTDDEGPLLEPVGSEHAQDTYLVLDKWLLPQNPPSEDLPGPGGSVDLVAMDEGSEASSCSSALASKPSPEGASAASFKYTILDPSSQLLRSWTLCPELPPTPPHLKYLYLVVSDSGISTDYSSGDSQGAQGGLSDGPYPNPYENSLIPAAEPLPPSYMACS; this is encoded by the exons ATGGCAGGGCGGGGCTTTTTTCTTATCGGGTCCGCCCAGGCTgcgggagggaagaggagggggctgTCTCCCGAGGATAGAGTTCAGACCCCCATGCCCTTCCTTTGTCGCCCCTCCCCAGCGGCCTTGCTGGCTGCCCGCGGGCCCGAAGAGCTTCTGTGCTTCACCGAGCGGTTGGAGGACTTGGTGTGTTTCTGGGAGGAAGCGGCGAGCGCTGGGGTGGGCCCGGGAAACTACAGCTTCTCCTACCAGCTCGA GGATGAGCCATGGAAGCTGTGTCGCCTGCACCAGGCTCCCACGGCTCGTGGTGCGGTGCGCTTCTGGTGTTCGCTGCCTACAGCCGACACGTCGAGCTTCGTGCCCCTAGAGTTACGCGTCACAGCAGCCTCCGGCGCTCCGCGATATCACCGTGTCATCCACATCAATGAAGTAG TGCTCCTGGACGCCCCCGTGGGGCTGGTGGCGCGGTTGGCTGACGAGAGCGGCCACGTAGTGTTGCGCTGGCTCCCGCCGCCTGAGACACCCATGACGTCCCACATCCGCTACGAGGTGGACGTCTCTGCCGGCAACGGCGCAGGGAGCATGCAGAGG GTGGAGATCCTGGAGGGTCGCACCGAGTGTGTGCTGAGCAACCTGCGGGGCCGGACGCGCTACACCTTCGCCGTCCGCGCGCGTATGGCTGAGCCGAGCTTCGGCGGCTTCTGGAGCGCCTGGTCGGAGCCTGTGTCGCTGCTGACGCCTAGTG ACCTGGACCGCCTTATCCTGACGCTCTCCCTCATTCTCGTGCTCATCCTGGTGCTGCTGACCGTGCTCGCGCTGCTCTCCCACCGCCG GGCTCTGAAGCAGAAGATCTGGCCTGGCATCCCGAGCCCAGAGAGCGAGTTTGAAGGCCTCTTCACCACCCACAAGGGTAACTTCCAG CTGTGGCTGTACCAGAATGATGGCTGCCTGTGGTGGAGCCCCTGCACCCCCTTCACAGAGGACCCACCTGCTTCTCTGGAAGTCCTCTCAGAGCGCTGCTGGGGGACGACGATGCAGGCAGTGGAGCCGGGGACAGATGATGAGGGCCCCCTGCTGGAGCCGGTGGGCAGTGAGCATGCCCAGGATACCTATCTGGTACTGGACAAATGGTTGCTACCCCAGAACCCGCCCAGTGAGGACCTCCCAGGGCCTGGTGGCAGTGTGGACTTAGTGGCCATGGATGAAGGCTCAGAAGCATCCTCCTGCTCATCTGCTTTGGCCTCGAAGCCCAGCCCAGAGGGAGCCTCTGCTGCCAGCTTTAAGTACACTATCCTGGACCCCAGCTCCCAGCTCTTGCGTTCATGGACACTGTGCCCTGAGctgccccctaccccaccccacctaAAGTACCTGTACCTTGTGGTATCTGACTCTGGCATCTCAACTGACTACAGCTCAGGGGACTCCCAGGGAGCCCAAGGGGGCTTATCCGATGGCCCCTACCCCAACCCTTATGAGAACAGCCTTATTCCAGCCGCtgagcctctgccccccagctaTATGGCTTGCTCTTAG